In Vibrio lentus, the genomic stretch AAGTGAAACTCAACTGGGAACGAGTGTTAATGGCGCATGATGTTGTAGCGTCTCGCGCAGAGGTGTTGAGTAGCAAAGAAAAGTTATACGACGCGGGTTTCCTAGAAGCCTCGGATGTTATTAATGCACATAACAGCTTATTTGATTCAAGGTTCCTTCTACAGACCAACTTATATGATTATTGGCGTCAGAGAATAGGCCTGCTTCAGACAACCGGTAAATTAGATGATGAAGCGATGGCGCTGATCTCTCAGGCGCTGCACCATGGTTAATCTTTTCCTTCAGACTTGGCAAACGTTATTGGCGCATCGGATGAAAAGTGCCTTGGCTATTATCGCAATTTCATGGGGCGTGCTGTCTGTTGTTGTTTTAATGGCGTTAGGAGAAGGCTTCTATCGTTATCAAACGAAGTCTTTCTCATTTTTGGTCAATGACACTCAGGTTGTGTTTCCCTCTAGTACGAGTAAACCTTGGCAGGGCTTGCCCTCAAGGCGCGAAATAAACCTTGAACAAGATAAAATTGAGCTGATTCAGCAGGCTGGTTTTGTTAAAGAGGCGTCTGCTGTTTACCTTAAAAGGGATGCCAGCGTGACGAACACTCAAGGGCATAATATTGGCAGTATGGTGAGTGGTGTTGCTCCCTCTTATTTTCCTATCTCACAAAATAAGTTGCAGCCTGGTTCACGAAATATTTCGGTGACGGATATGGAAAACCACACACGGGTGGTTGTATTGGGTGATCGAATTGCTCAAATGGGCGGAGTCGACATTGGCGATCATATTAAGATCAACGGTATTCCATTCTACGTAATAGGTGTGATGGTCGATAATGAAGGAGGGATCTCTTTCGGTGAGAGTCGACGAGTTTTTGTGCCCCAAACTACTTATCTTGATCTCTGGAACGATAAGCCATGGCAACTGCTATTAAAGCCTGTAGAAGCCATGGATTCCGCATCGTTTAGACGTAACATTGTTAATTTTTTTGCTAAACAGATGCACTTTGACCCTACTGATAAAGATGCGGTCTATCTGCCCGACTTTAGTGAGGGTGGAGACGTCATTACCGGTATCTTTCGTGGTATTCAAATATTCCTGACGGCCAGTGGCGCTATGACTATGGCGGTTGGTGCTTTGGGTGTGGCTAATATCATGTTTCTCTCTGTTACGGAAAGAACTCGAGAAATTGGCGTTCGGCTGGCGATTGGTGCAACACAGGGTTCCATCATGTCTCAGTTTATTCTTGAGGGGCTTATCTTAGTTACCTTAGGATCCATCGTGGGATTAATGGCGTCCTTTGGTACGGTTTATTTGCTTGGCTCGATGGCGTTACCAGAATGGATTGGATCACCTGTTATCACGTTAAGCTCGATTGGAATGGCGTTAACGGTGACACTGATTCTGGCGTTCTTAGCCTCTTACTTTCCTGCAAAACGGGCGTCTCGTCTAACTCCTGTTGACGCACTCAGTGCGAGGGCTTAATCATGCTATTACCGATGAGACAAATCTTTCAGGAAATGTCTGCAGAAAAGCTACGACTTGGGCTCACGATTCTGGCTGTTGCGTGGGCAACCTTGTGTATTTCAGCGATGCTATCGGTGGGAGAAGGCATTAGGCAAGGCGTGCTTAAAACGGCACAAAATGGCAATGGTAATTTAATTTATCTATCAGGGGGGATGGCTACGGTTGATTATGGATCTTTTCATCAGGGCAAGCCGCTGACTCTAACAGTAGAAGATACGAAAGTTGTAGAGGCTCTGCCTAACATCAAAGCAGCGGTGCCGACAGTTGTGTGGGATGAATCACTTACTGTTGGGGAGCGAGGGTCTTGGAAAAAAGCGTTAGCCGTAACGACTGAATTTCAGTCGGTGACGAATCTCAAGACACGTCCAGGAGGGCGTTGGTTTAATCCTCTAGACCAAAAGCAACAACGCAAAGTCATCGTGTTAGGTTACCTTTTAGCGGCCGATTTGTTTAACCCTAATAAAAGCTTTAGCTGGTTTGCTACTGTCAAATTAGAGGTTAATCCCGTGGGGAAAACAGTGAAAATTGGCAGCCAAGAGTTTACGGTGATTGGTGTACTAGAGAAAAACAGTGCCAAGGTCGAACAGGGAGATAGCATCAATTATTCGAGCTTTGTTCCTTTCTCTACATGGCAGCGTTTTAATATCAACGGAGATATCAGTGGTATCAACGTTCAACCTCAGCATGGTGTCGACAGAGTCAAACTTGCAGATACGATTCGTCAGGTTATTGCGCGCAAACATGGTGCCAGTGTCAGTGATGAGCAGGTCGTTCAGGTTGAGGATATGTTCCTCAAACAAAAAACGATGCAACAATTCTTAGTTGGTCTTCAGGGGTTCCTTGGTGTGATTGGTTTTATCACTTTGGCAGTGGCGGGCATAGGTATTGCTAACGTGATGTATGCAACGGTGAAACGCTCCACACGAGATATTGGCGTGAGAATGGCGGTCGGTGCTACTCCAGGGATGATTCGCATGCATTATCTGGTTCAGTCATTGATGACTATGATGATGGGCGGTTTATTGGGCTTAGTAATCACTTATACACTGATTGCTGTAATTCGCTCTTTAGAGCTTGAAGGCAACATGTTTTATGAGCGTCTTGGTAAACCTGTGCCTGAGCTTTCATGGTTGGTTGTCACCATTGTTGTTTTGACGTTGGTGGTTATTGGTGTCGCTGCGGCTTGGCTTCCGGCTAATCGTGCGGCGAAAGTGACTCCGATGGAGGCATTACAAAGTGAATGATGAGATCAAAGACAGCGGAGAAACCATGTCTAACAAATTCTTAGTGGAACTCTCAAATATCGGTAAACACTACTCAAACGGTGATACTGAAATACGTGCATTAGACGGTGTCGATCTCTCGATTGAGAAGGGAGAGTTTTT encodes the following:
- a CDS encoding ABC transporter permease is translated as MVNLFLQTWQTLLAHRMKSALAIIAISWGVLSVVVLMALGEGFYRYQTKSFSFLVNDTQVVFPSSTSKPWQGLPSRREINLEQDKIELIQQAGFVKEASAVYLKRDASVTNTQGHNIGSMVSGVAPSYFPISQNKLQPGSRNISVTDMENHTRVVVLGDRIAQMGGVDIGDHIKINGIPFYVIGVMVDNEGGISFGESRRVFVPQTTYLDLWNDKPWQLLLKPVEAMDSASFRRNIVNFFAKQMHFDPTDKDAVYLPDFSEGGDVITGIFRGIQIFLTASGAMTMAVGALGVANIMFLSVTERTREIGVRLAIGATQGSIMSQFILEGLILVTLGSIVGLMASFGTVYLLGSMALPEWIGSPVITLSSIGMALTVTLILAFLASYFPAKRASRLTPVDALSARA
- a CDS encoding ABC transporter permease, translating into MLLPMRQIFQEMSAEKLRLGLTILAVAWATLCISAMLSVGEGIRQGVLKTAQNGNGNLIYLSGGMATVDYGSFHQGKPLTLTVEDTKVVEALPNIKAAVPTVVWDESLTVGERGSWKKALAVTTEFQSVTNLKTRPGGRWFNPLDQKQQRKVIVLGYLLAADLFNPNKSFSWFATVKLEVNPVGKTVKIGSQEFTVIGVLEKNSAKVEQGDSINYSSFVPFSTWQRFNINGDISGINVQPQHGVDRVKLADTIRQVIARKHGASVSDEQVVQVEDMFLKQKTMQQFLVGLQGFLGVIGFITLAVAGIGIANVMYATVKRSTRDIGVRMAVGATPGMIRMHYLVQSLMTMMMGGLLGLVITYTLIAVIRSLELEGNMFYERLGKPVPELSWLVVTIVVLTLVVIGVAAAWLPANRAAKVTPMEALQSE